CTGGTACCGGTAAAACCTTATTGGCCAAAGCTGTTGCAGGTGAGGCCCAGGTTCCTTTCTTTTCTCTCTCAGGATCTGATTTTGTGGAGATGTTTGTAGGGGTAGGTGCATCTCGTGTGCGCGACTTATTTAAACAGGCGAAAGATAAATCGCCTTGTATTATCTTTATTGATGAAATCGATGCTATTGGCCGTGCCCGTGGTAAAAATGGTGTAATGGGTGGAAATGATGAACGCGAAAACACCTTAAACCAGCTTTTGGTTGAAATGGATGGTTTTGGCACCAATACACATGTTATTATCTTAGCCGCAACCAACCGTGCTGATGTTTTAGATAAGGCGTTATTAAGGGCTGGTCGTTTCGACAGACAGATTTATGTTGATTTACCAGATGTTATAGAGCGTAAACAAATTTTCGAAGTCCATATTGCTCCGCTTAAAAAATCAGAAGAGCTTGATACCGAATTTTTAGCAAAACAAACTCCAGGATTCTCAGGAGCAGACATTGCCAATGTTTGTAACGAAGCGGCATTAATCGCAGCCCGTAAAAATAAATCGGCAGTTGATAAGCAAGATTTCTTAGACGCTGTAGATAGAATTGTAGGTGGTTTAGAAAAGAAAAACAAAATCATTACGCCAAGCGAAAAACGTGCTATTGCGATTCACGAGGCTGGTCACGCCACCGTAAGCTGGTTGTTAGAACACGCAGCGCCTTTAGTTAAGGTTACAATTGTTCCACGCGGACAGAGCTTAGGTGCTGCCTGGTACCTGCCTGAAGAACGCTTAATTGTTCGCCCTCACCAAATGCTCGATGAAATGTGTGCAACGATGGGTGGTAGGGCAGCTGAAAAAGTGATGTTCGATACTATTTCCACAGGTGCACTAAGCGATCTGGAAAAAGTAAATAAACAAGCGAGAGCAATGGTTACCATTTATGGTCTGAACGATAAATTAGGAAACATTACTTATTACGACTCATCGGGTCAGAACGAGTATAATTTCTCTAAACCATATTCAGAAGATACTGCTTTAACGATCGATAAAGAAATTTCGGCATTAATTGAGGGCCAATACCAAAGGGCAATTAGTTTATTAGAAGAAAACAAAGATAAATTAATCCAATTGGCCGACATCTTGATCGAAAAAGAAGTTTTATTCAAAGACGATTTAGAAGTGATTTTTGGTAAACGATTATTCGAAAACCAAGGAGAAAGCGGAACTCCCGGACATATTACTCCGGTAGAAGCATAAATAAATAATTTCTATTATTACATTTGCTACCCTAGTTTAATTATTAGGGTAGCTTTTTTTTATAATGAAGGATAATACGACAGCGAAAGAACAAATACTAAAAAAGATAAGGAAAGCACTATTGGAGAAGCGCGAAAACCCTTATCCTAATTTAGAAGAAAGCCCATTGTACAAAAAAAATACAGATGAGCTAGAGGTATTATTTGCCGAACAGCTTACGGCCATATCCGGTAACTTTATCTTCTGCGAAGACGGGATTGATTTTTTTGAAAATATGCTGCAGCTGGCCGATAAGTTTAAATGGCGAAAAATATACTGCTGGGAACCAGAACTTCAGCAGTTTTTAAGCAAATATGAATTTCCTTTTTACCAAACCGATAAAGATTTTGAACAGGCAGAGGTAGGTATTACCCTTTGCGAAGCCTTAATTGCCCGTAATGGAAGTGTAATGGTAACTAACCAAGGCGCCGCAGGAAGAAGGCTCAGCATCTTTCCACATCATCACATTGTAATTGCAAAAACAAGCCAACTGGTTTTGGATCTTAAAGATGCCTTTCAATTGTTGAAAAACAAGTATGGCAACCAGATCCCTTCCATGATCAGTAACATTACCGGCCCTAGCAGAACGGCCGATATTGAAAAGACATTAGTTTTAGGTGCACATGGACCTAAAGAGCTTTTTGTGTTTCTGATTGATGATTTTAGTTAATTGCAACATCAATTATTTGAGTGCGTATGCGCCTAAAATTGGACAACCATTTGCCGTTTTACAGTGAAATTGACTTAATCTTTCCAAAGGTTCAATGCCTGTTTGGGTTCCAATAAAAAATTCATCATAATAACCATTACTGCTATATACAGCATGCGGGGCATTGTATAAAACAAGATTTGAATATTTTTTAATATTGCTAATGCTCAGATCATTAACAATAACCTTTTGCAAACCCAACATATTGTATATTTCAGAGGCATTTTGTCCCTTGTTAAGTTTATCCACTCCCCGGTAAAAATAATTTGCATCGTATCCCATTTCCAATTGTTTGGCCCTGCACATTACAGCAAAACAAAATGCAGCATAATCACTAATTTTTTTTGAAATAGCATCAGTTTGCCTTTTAATAAAAAAATGTTTTTTTGCGAAATTTAACCTATCAAAAGAAAGTACAATGGTTTTATCATCTCTTCTTTTAATGTAAACCATTTTTGCCGTCGAGTCGGTTTTTACCCCTTTAAAAACACCATTAATTCCAAAAGTTCCTATTGATGCCTTTATGAGCGCCACCGAAGCGCAGTTACCTCCACCACCAAACCTGCTCAATATACCGGCAAAATGAACACGGTCTTGTTTAAATGCTTTATAAAGTTCTTGTGTGGTTACTTTTGTTATCTGGGCATTAACATGTGTATAACAAATAAATAAAATGATTATTGCAATGAGTTTTTTCATGATTCGTGTTTTAATTAATTAATAGGTTATTAGTTTAAAAGGAAACCATAAAATGATATAGGTGATAAAATTTAACCCATACTTATAAGCGTTTTCATTATCTGCCCCGTGATCTTTTCACCACCAACTTTCCAAGGGCATTTAACCAATATATATCATCAGGCGTATTCTCTCCTCAAAACATACGATTGGGCATTTGCCATCTGTACTATAAACAGGAGTCAAATAATAGCTAAGAAGTTTTTCATTTTTAAGTCGTTTAGTTTGATATAAAAGTAATCGATAGCCAAAGTGATTTTATATACCCTTTACTCGGTATATTTAGTGTTTATTTTATATCTTATATTTATGAAATATTGATTGGCAGTTAAAGAATGCCACTAATTCTCTCATCAATGAACAAAGTTTTTTTTCTATTCTTATTTCTCCTATTTCAATTACAGGTATGCTTTGCGCAACAGGGCAGCCCCATTTTAATAGATACGGCCAAAAAATTCAACATCAGTGAGCATGGGTATTTCTATGAGGACAAAAATTTAAACCTGAACATCGATTCTATTATAAAATATAAGCAGGCTGGCAAACTCACCCCACTAATACCAAGAAAAGTTTTTAGTAAAGGCTATACCCAATCTTATTACTGGGTTGCTTTTGATATAGAAAATACCCTCGAACAAGCAGTACACCTTATGTTTAAGGAGCAGAGCTCAAGCATTAACCAGCTTCAGCTGTTTAAAGTGGACGAGCTTGGGAAGATTTATCCGCTAGGCTTAACCGGCGATCATTTTCCTTTTAAACAACGTCCGTATCGCAATAGAAGCTTTATCTACCCAATAGTTCTTTTGCCCCATGAAAAAGCAACTTTCTATTTATGGGCTGATAAACGTGGGCAGAATATGTACATGCCGATGTCTATTGGGCGCGACGTTGATATTATTCAGGCAGAAATTCCACAACATACATTATTTGGATTTTATACCGGAATTTTTGTTTTTGCTGTAATATTTAACCTATTACTGTTTGCCTCTGTTAGAGATAATATCCACCTATATTATGCGATTTACATTTTCTGTACCTTAATTTTTATTTTGGAAGAAGAGGGCTTGGCTTTTCAATGGTTTTACCCAAACTTACCAGGTCTCCAGGATTATATGCGGTTAATTATGGCATCATTGAGCTGTGGTTTACTGATTCAGGTAATGCAACTATTTGTAAACCAGAATCAATCCAATAGTCGCTTATACCGCTTTACCAACTATTATAAGCGGTTCTGTTGGGCCATGTCGATTATACCAGTGTTTATGCTGTTCAAATCATTTATCATCTTAGAAAAAACCGTTTTTTATATCAACAATTTCCTGGCGTTGCTCACTGTTATCGTGATTATTGTATGTGTAGTTGAAAGGATCAGGGCAGGGTATAAGCTGGGTTGGTACTATTTTATTGCTACATTGATGTTGTTATTTGGCGTTTTCAATTATGTTTTTAATACGCTGGGGCTAACCAATTTTAACCTGCTAAAGCCAAATGGTTTAGTGGTGGGTTTAACAGCCGAAATCATTTTCCTTTCATTTGCATTAACACAGCGTTATAATTTTCTAAAAAAAGAAAAAGAAATCCTGCTGGAAGAAAAGAGTAAACATCAGGTAGATCTGGCAGATGGCATTTTTAATGCGCAGGAAGATGAAAGAACCCGGCTTGCCCGCGATCTGCATGATGATTTAGGCGGCACGCTCTCCATTATTAAATTAAACATCACGGCCTTTCAACACAAGGTTTTAAAACTACCTGAAAATGAACGTGCATTTTATAATCAAACCATTAGCATGATCGAAAAGGCCTGTACCGATTTAAGGGAAATTTCGCATAATTTAATGCCTAAAAACTTTGAACAACTGGGCTTGATCGAAACGCTTAAAGAAAATTTTATTTCCTTAAACCATTCGGGTAAAATTGCTTTCGAATTTGTTTATCAAGTAGAACATCCCATCGAAAGCAACATGGAAATTACCATTTACCGTATCGTTAATGAATTGGTAAATAACATCAACAGGCACTCTTTGGCGACCAAAGCAACCATCCAGATGTTATCTTTTAATGAAGGGATCAATATTATGGCTGAAGACAATGGTATTGGCTTTAGTCAGGAAGAGGATAAAACGGGACTAGGCATGCAGAATATACGCTCAAGGGTAAACTATCTGAACGGGAAAATCCAGGTAGACAGTAATCCGAATGGTACAACAATCGCTATTGATATACCGCTGAAATAATGGACACGATGGAACAAAAACCGACCACATTAATGATCGCAGATGATCATAAACTGTTTGCCGAAGGATTATCGGCCATCCTTTCAGAACAGCCCAACTTTAAGGTTATTGGTACGGCGTCAAACGGAAAGGAAATCCTGCATCTGTTAAATCACCAAATACCCGATATTCTAATCCTTGATCTGAACATGCCTGTTTTAGATGGAGAAATTGCAGCCGAAAAAATAAGGCAACTATTTCCCTCGGTAAAAATTATGGTATTATCGATGTATTATACGGTTAAATTAGCAGCCAAACTAGAAAGTATAGGGGTAAAAGCTTTTGTTCAAAAAGATACCGATGCAGAAACGCTGTTTACAATTATATCCGATTTACAGTTAGGTGAAAAATATTTCCAGAAAACAAAACCCGATGTTCAGCCCTCAGTATTTAACGATGGAGATCATTTTCAAAAAAGCCACAATTTAACTACGAGAGAAATGGAAATCCTGCAATTGATCAGCGAAGACTACTCTTCCCAGCAAATTGCCCAAAAATTATTTATAGCTTTAAACACTGTTGATACGCACCGGAAAAACATGGCACAGAAGCTAAATGTAAGCGGGAAAGCAGGGTTATTAAAATTCGCAATAGAAAATAAGCTACGCTAAAATTTAATATATTTTCGATTATCGAATATAATTGATATTTTTATACTACATACCGTTTTAGTATGCGGTATTATAATTATGAGCAAAGTGATAAATACGGTAATTGCCGGAACTGGAAGTTACATTCCACAGAATATTATTTCCGGCAACGAATTCTTGAATTCTACATTTTTTGAGAATGGGAACCGGCTGGAAAAAGAGAACTCAGAGATTATTCATAAATTCTCTGAAATTACGGAAATCGTGGAACGGCGCTACGCATGCCCCGAGCAGTTAAGCAATCATATCGGCGCAAAGGCTGCAGAAAAAGCTATAGAAAACGCAGGTATTGATAAAGAAACCTTAGACTATATTATATTTTGTCATAATTTTGGCGACATCCCTTTGGGCAGCAACCGCATTGATATTTTGCCGTCTTTAGCCTCAAAGGTAAAACAACAACTAGGTATTCAAAATCCAGACTGTGTTGCATACGACATCATTTTTGGTTGCCCAGGATGGGTGCAAGGTGCAATACAGGCAGATTATTATATTAAAAGCGGAGATGCAAAACGTGTTATGGTTATTGGTGCAGAAACCTTAAGCCGTATTATCGATCCACATGACCGTGATAGTATGATCTTTTCGGATGGTGCCGGAGCTGTAATCTTTGAAGCCGAAGAGTCAGAAGAAAAAAGAGGAATATTAGCCCACAAAACAGAAACGCACGCCGTAAACCATGGTAATTTGCTCACTATGGGCAAAGGATCGCATCCTGATGAAACCAGTGGAAACTTTTACCTGAAAATGAATGGACGTAAACTGTACGAGTTTGCGGTAGTCCAGGTGCCACAGGTCATTAAAAAAGCTATCGATAAAGCAGGCCTAAGTGTTGAAGATGTAAATATTGTATTCGTTCACCAGGCCAACGGAAAAATGGATACCGCCATCATGAAACGTCTGTTCAAGCTTTATGGAAAAGATACCGTGCCCGAAAACTTAGTCCCAATGACAATTTCATGGTTAGGAAACAGTTCGGTTGCCACTATACCTACCTTGTTAGACCTGGTATTAAAAGGTGAAGTTAAAGGCTATAAAGTTAAGCCTGGCGATGTAGCTGTCTTTGCATCTGTAGGAGCTGGCATGCACATTAATGCTTTTATACACCGTTTCTAATTGGCTAACCGTTTTAAACCGGCCCTGGCCTGGCTTTCAATACTGCTTTCAAACTCATGATTTTTCATGGCAATGGCAATATTGAAAGCCTCTTTTGCTTTCGCAATATTTTTCCTTCTTTCATAAACCTTGCCCATCTGCACCGCAGCGTTTGCAGCAAAATAATATTTCAGGTTTTTTCCTTCGTTAATCGTCTCCTGATAAGCTGCTAACGCTTGATCATCTTTCCCTAAATCATCATAAATTCTGCCCAAACGGTAATTTAATTCCGTTTTGTCTTTATCGTTGCTATAATCCGTTACTTTTTTATCTGCAAGGATCTGCAGGGCCCTGTTTAAATAACCGCCATCAAACAACAGTCTGGCTTTTAAAAGATCAATGGTTGGCGTTCCTGAAGCAGCTTCGGCTTTAGCCTGCTTATCTTTTTCCATGTAGGTGTATCCGTTTTTAACTGCCTTTGCTGCAAATGCCCCATATCCTTCTTTATCTCCCTTCAGAAGAGCGATCCAGCCTAAATGAAGGTAAGCGTCCTTCACAAAATTAACGCCTTTCGTTGTCTGCAAAAAGCGGTTAAAATGAGCTGCCGCATTAAAGTCTAGTTTGTTCAGATGGGCAATACCCTCCAGATAATCTAAATAAGGAAAAGGTTGGTATACTCCTCCCTCTGGCCGCTTTGCCAAAATAGCAATAGCTTCTTCGCTATGTCCGTTTTTAATGCATACATAACTCTGCAAATAACTTTTTAATAAGCTGGTATCGGCAATCCGTTCGGTATATTTTATGGTTTTTGCATATGCCTGTGGGCTATGTGCCACATCGGTTAATACATAGGCATAGTAAAACACTACTTCCTCGTAAAAAGGCTCGTAGGAAGATTTCGGTAGGTTGTCGGCCAGTTTTTCGAACATATTTAATCCGTTCTGAAGATTTCCTTTAATT
The nucleotide sequence above comes from Pedobacter riviphilus. Encoded proteins:
- a CDS encoding sensor histidine kinase, with the translated sequence MNKVFFLFLFLLFQLQVCFAQQGSPILIDTAKKFNISEHGYFYEDKNLNLNIDSIIKYKQAGKLTPLIPRKVFSKGYTQSYYWVAFDIENTLEQAVHLMFKEQSSSINQLQLFKVDELGKIYPLGLTGDHFPFKQRPYRNRSFIYPIVLLPHEKATFYLWADKRGQNMYMPMSIGRDVDIIQAEIPQHTLFGFYTGIFVFAVIFNLLLFASVRDNIHLYYAIYIFCTLIFILEEEGLAFQWFYPNLPGLQDYMRLIMASLSCGLLIQVMQLFVNQNQSNSRLYRFTNYYKRFCWAMSIIPVFMLFKSFIILEKTVFYINNFLALLTVIVIIVCVVERIRAGYKLGWYYFIATLMLLFGVFNYVFNTLGLTNFNLLKPNGLVVGLTAEIIFLSFALTQRYNFLKKEKEILLEEKSKHQVDLADGIFNAQEDERTRLARDLHDDLGGTLSIIKLNITAFQHKVLKLPENERAFYNQTISMIEKACTDLREISHNLMPKNFEQLGLIETLKENFISLNHSGKIAFEFVYQVEHPIESNMEITIYRIVNELVNNINRHSLATKATIQMLSFNEGINIMAEDNGIGFSQEEDKTGLGMQNIRSRVNYLNGKIQVDSNPNGTTIAIDIPLK
- a CDS encoding response regulator transcription factor, with translation MEQKPTTLMIADDHKLFAEGLSAILSEQPNFKVIGTASNGKEILHLLNHQIPDILILDLNMPVLDGEIAAEKIRQLFPSVKIMVLSMYYTVKLAAKLESIGVKAFVQKDTDAETLFTIISDLQLGEKYFQKTKPDVQPSVFNDGDHFQKSHNLTTREMEILQLISEDYSSQQIAQKLFIALNTVDTHRKNMAQKLNVSGKAGLLKFAIENKLR
- a CDS encoding LutC/YkgG family protein, with amino-acid sequence MKDNTTAKEQILKKIRKALLEKRENPYPNLEESPLYKKNTDELEVLFAEQLTAISGNFIFCEDGIDFFENMLQLADKFKWRKIYCWEPELQQFLSKYEFPFYQTDKDFEQAEVGITLCEALIARNGSVMVTNQGAAGRRLSIFPHHHIVIAKTSQLVLDLKDAFQLLKNKYGNQIPSMISNITGPSRTADIEKTLVLGAHGPKELFVFLIDDFS
- a CDS encoding 3-oxoacyl-ACP synthase III family protein, with the translated sequence MSKVINTVIAGTGSYIPQNIISGNEFLNSTFFENGNRLEKENSEIIHKFSEITEIVERRYACPEQLSNHIGAKAAEKAIENAGIDKETLDYIIFCHNFGDIPLGSNRIDILPSLASKVKQQLGIQNPDCVAYDIIFGCPGWVQGAIQADYYIKSGDAKRVMVIGAETLSRIIDPHDRDSMIFSDGAGAVIFEAEESEEKRGILAHKTETHAVNHGNLLTMGKGSHPDETSGNFYLKMNGRKLYEFAVVQVPQVIKKAIDKAGLSVEDVNIVFVHQANGKMDTAIMKRLFKLYGKDTVPENLVPMTISWLGNSSVATIPTLLDLVLKGEVKGYKVKPGDVAVFASVGAGMHINAFIHRF
- the ftsH gene encoding ATP-dependent zinc metalloprotease FtsH — protein: MNDNQNTNEKQGKRIPNIPKKPQKGSKFNIFWVYAAIIIAIIAAQFLFTTDGGKEVTYQKFEQQMLLKGDVQKVVAYKSDDLVRVEVYIKKDSLDKKKLYDAYKSNSTFNVNSNNASPVVYFNAGTMDGLDKQLADSQKDLPANQPRVLAEKTSRSNPLASWFLSIILPVLLLIGFWIFMMRRMGGGAGGGGQIFSIGKSKATLFDKESQVNITFNDVAGLEEAKTEVMEIVDFLKNPKKYTDLGGKIPKGALLVGSPGTGKTLLAKAVAGEAQVPFFSLSGSDFVEMFVGVGASRVRDLFKQAKDKSPCIIFIDEIDAIGRARGKNGVMGGNDERENTLNQLLVEMDGFGTNTHVIILAATNRADVLDKALLRAGRFDRQIYVDLPDVIERKQIFEVHIAPLKKSEELDTEFLAKQTPGFSGADIANVCNEAALIAARKNKSAVDKQDFLDAVDRIVGGLEKKNKIITPSEKRAIAIHEAGHATVSWLLEHAAPLVKVTIVPRGQSLGAAWYLPEERLIVRPHQMLDEMCATMGGRAAEKVMFDTISTGALSDLEKVNKQARAMVTIYGLNDKLGNITYYDSSGQNEYNFSKPYSEDTALTIDKEISALIEGQYQRAISLLEENKDKLIQLADILIEKEVLFKDDLEVIFGKRLFENQGESGTPGHITPVEA
- a CDS encoding YfgM family protein gives rise to the protein MTKIFFVFAFSALLLLPASLFANFDFNNNCLNAYKSIFELKLGNAKAYISTEKKQHPNNSIIPLLENYVDYFTVLTSESKADFDRLKVNKSARLDQISDDDKSSPYYLYAQAEINLQWALIRGRFGEYFNAAMEVKKANSLLQENNKKFPNFHLNLKGLGLINAVLGNLPDGALKTALSTFGIKGNLQNGLNMFEKLADNLPKSSYEPFYEEVVFYYAYVLTDVAHSPQAYAKTIKYTERIADTSLLKSYLQSYVCIKNGHSEEAIAILAKRPEGGVYQPFPYLDYLEGIAHLNKLDFNAAAHFNRFLQTTKGVNFVKDAYLHLGWIALLKGDKEGYGAFAAKAVKNGYTYMEKDKQAKAEAASGTPTIDLLKARLLFDGGYLNRALQILADKKVTDYSNDKDKTELNYRLGRIYDDLGKDDQALAAYQETINEGKNLKYYFAANAAVQMGKVYERRKNIAKAKEAFNIAIAMKNHEFESSIESQARAGLKRLAN